The segment cccatttcatttaacctaggaagaaactaaggaggagaggagaaggaatatGCCCAAAGTCCTATAACTATCAGggagcaagatttgaacacagctctTATGAGTCCCATTGCACACTGCCATCTCTGCAAGTAGTTCTGGGAGGCAGGAGGTCCACAGGCCCCCTGGGGAAGGGGGCTCATAGTCCCTtgcaaggaaaagaagagagggttCCCAAGCCCCAGGGGAGTGGGTGGAGGGGCTGGAGCCAGCCTTGTCCTAGCCAGGTCCTGCCACTACAGCTCCGTGGTGATGGTCTTGGTGGTGACAAGCTCCATGGCCCCCAGCTCTGTGGCGGGCACAGGGAAGCTGTGACTGGGTGCTGAGGGGAGCTCAGGAGCACCATCACATTCCTGAAAAGGATGTTGGTCCTGGTCTTCACCCAAGTTGCTGTTCTGGGTCTGTAAGGCTTTGGGTTCTTGGTAAAGGGGGAGGTCGACCCCTGGGAGGAAGGGTGAGAGAGCTGATGAGaagtggggaagggggggaggtcCAACCCTGTGGGAGGaaggtaggggaaggggaggttGAGCCTTGGTGGTTGGGGAGAGCAAGAGCTGATGAgaggtggggaggtaggggagagatTAGGGCTTCCCTCCGCcccattcccttttctcttcctccctccttctccttcccagtCCCTAAGCTTCCCATTCCAACCCCCGCAGGGTTTCTGCCCCACTCCCCAGTCCTAGGCATCTCCTCTTTGTTGTAACTGGCTCTGTTGACAACCAGGAGTGGAGACAGCTAGGAGCCTTAAGTAGAGCTCCAGAACtgggaagtcagaggacctgagttcaagtctcctCTGTGGgccctggtttcttcatctacaaaacaaagacaagatgAACTAAAAGCCCTCTCAACTTCCTTCTGGCTTCTCCCATCGGGCCATGTCCTCAGATACTGGAGAAGTCACAATCTCTGTGACTTGAACAGAGACTGATGTGGAGGTTGTGACTTCCCCCCTCTGGGAACCGAGACCCGTAGAGGAGGAAGTGTCTGAGTTTCCTTCTGACCCTGCGACTCTGGGATCTGATCCCTGAGATCCCCTGTAGACAGAAACAGCCTGGGGAAAGAGATCCCTCTGGGAACTCCCAGCCAACCAAGCTGACCTATCAGTCAGGGCATCTGGAGCTGCAGGGAGCCTTAGAAATCATTGCCCAAAGACACAGAGACTGGGGAATGGAGTTCCGAGGATTATATTATATTTTCAGATCCTATAGCTAAAGATAGATTGGACCTCAGAAGACATCGAGTCCAtccccttatttttacagattacaaaactgagaccccaagagGTAACATGATTTTAAGGTTTTCCCActtcagagatgagatttgaacccgaGTTATCTGACTTCATAACCAGTTTCCTTTCTACCGTATTACCCAATCTCTCTTGGTCTGTCTCAGTCTAGGGCTCTGACTGAGCAAGGGTTGGGACTGGCAGCTACCTCCTCCTTGTGTCCTCCCTGAATATGGTCTCACTCACCCTGGACTAGTTCCCTGCTGGAGCCAGCCTCCTCGTCAGCGGGGGCCCTCTCCAGGCGTCTTTGCAGCAGACACACCAGCAGACCATACAGCATGGCCAGCACTATTGCCAGCCCTATGGGGATCCCAAGGAGGAGGTATGGGCCTGGAAACATCCTGAGGAGTGAAGTTGTTGACGTATTGGACACTTGGGTCATCAGTGTGACTGTCTCTGAGGAGCTGGAGATGTTGTCTGGGAACATAAAGAGGCAGATACCCAGAACCTGAGAGGGTAGAAAGTAACTTAGGCAGAGGGAGGTAGAGGAAGACAGAGGCTGAGAGCtaaagagactgagacagaggcagagagaggagataAAGGCAGGGagatagatggagagacagagatacagaaaaaggcaaaggaaagaaaaatagacagaaaggaagggaaagagagagactaagagagagacagaaaggcagagtcagaaaaaaagagagacaaaagtgGAAAGGGAAATATAGAGATAGATGGTAACCGACAAAGGAGAGATCAAGAGAAAGtaacagagggacagagagaacacaaagaaataaacataaagacagacagggagacagatgtaaagagacaaaaataatgtggagaaagagacaaagacagagagaaagcgaggaagacagagagacagagaggagatgggggagggagggagagcagctCTAAGCAAGGTTTTATGGTCCTACGAgatagagaggaaaggagagataggaCAAAAAAGACAGCCAGAGGGCTacaatgagacagagaaagatgggaCAGAAAGTCCTGGATGGAGGAGGAGCTGACGCCTTTCCCCAGCCCAcatgttctcctctttctctctcctcctgagtgGGAGGATTCTGGAGGGAGCCTGGAATGCAGAAGCCCCCAGAGCCAGAGGCCCTGAACAAGGCAGCAAAGTCACCTCTGTAGACTTCCCCAAGTTTTCTGAAAAGGCAACATCCCCCTGGGCTTCCTCTCATGCAGGAGCCCACATTCAGGTGTGTTCACACCTACCTAGGTGAATACACCTCCCCCCATGTACATGTTCGCTGCCTGTAACACAGGGGATACTCCTCAGGTGCCTGGGCTGAAGGTTTGGgaggtttttttccttctgttacaTAAAGTCTTATCTGCTCCAGCTCATCCAGGACAtctcaggagagagacagagaatgaagaAGGGAAAGACAGATTTTAGGAGTGGATGAGGAAGAGTAGAAggtaaggaagggagaggagaggagatgggggaggaggaagagagatggagggaggagaagaggggagagacaagggaaaggagaaagtgacACAAGACAGGTAGAAGACAAAAAAACGGgcgagggagaaaggagaaagggggtgtgaaggaaggagagagaaaggcaatTTCTCTCCAGCTGACTgagccccccctcccccagacaTAGACCTGGGATCCCTGAGTACCTGCTTTCCCAGAAAGCACCTCCCTTGATCACTACAGCTCAGATAATGATTCTCTGTTCTATTGTTTGCTCTACCCAAGCCAGCCTGTTGTAACATCACACCTTGGGGTCCCCTGCCTGCTCCCTGGTTCTGTCCATTGTCATGCTGGGGCCTGACTGGCTCATGTATCTAAGCAACTCCAACTGTCCCATAACCCAATAGGCTGCTTTGTCCCAAGGGTCTGAGAACAGGCTGGATGAGCGTCCCTTAGGGAAACTTTAAAGGGGACTCCTGTCCTGAGTGGAACATTGGACTAAATCGTCCACAAAGTCCCTACTAAACAAGGATCTGTGATTCACGCATCCCAGAAAGACAATGGAGGGAGGCAgataaaggaagaggaagaagagagagataatgagagaTAGGAAGGGAATTGAAGAGACAAAGTGAGAGACATTATGAGAGAGACAGGTGGAGGCAGGAAATAGAAACAGTAGGGTTTTCATAGGTGGGAAAGAAGAGGGGGGACCTGTGGAGGGGGTATGAGAGGGCCATAGAGTGAAACAGCCAGCCGTTCTGCAAAGGTGTCTTTGCTCTCACCCACTCTCTGCCCTGTTTCAGAGCCCTTGGTCTTTGCTTGGCCCTCCAAGCCTTCTTTTGGATTCCTGTGGCCTGCAGTtactgcctcccctcccccttcttcgaCCTGAAGGTGTTGACCAGGCCTCATGGCAGATGACCTCTCCCTTCTCAGCAGTCACAGTACAGctccctcctggttctcctcccctctctgatTGCTACTTCTTGGTCTCCTTTGTGGGCTGCTCTTCCTCACATTTCTTATCAACAGTTCGAACCTTGAGGCTCAGCTGCGGCTTCAGTTATCACCTGCATTCAGAAGACTCCCCAACCTCCTGCACCCCTCACACTCTCTTCCCAAAACTGCAGCCCTGTCTCCACCCACCTCTGACCCTCTTCTGGGGGGCGAGGGAGCACAGGTCCTGatctccatctcctaactcctCTTTCTTTCAGAGACTCCAGCCCTTCCCAGACTCCCATCGTCCTTCATGGACTCTCCACTTATAAGATTAGTcacaaagggacctcagagaccatctcctTCAATCCACTTGTTTTGCAGagcaagaaactgaggcccagagaatgagGTGACCTGTCTAAAGTCACACTGACCACTCCCAGATTTGAAAGCATGTCCTCAGAGGccgctgttcagtcatgtctgactttctgtgacctcttttggtgctttcttggcagaaatattcaAGCATTttgccttcttcagctcattttacagaggaggaaactgacttgctcagggtcacatagctagttagtatctgaagctagattttaactcagaccTTCATGACTTCAGGCCTGGAGCTCCTTTGGCTTCCAGAGGTAGAGCATTTTGCAGGTCTAGGATAGTCAAGCTGGAGACTTCTGTCTCCATTCTCATTCTGCCCTTTCCCTCCTATCCACATTTGCTCAtgctgtcccctatgcctagaGCTCCTACTCCCCATCTCTAGGAAGGAAACCCTTCTTCCACTGAGGGCCAACTTGGACGATACCACTTCCATGAAATCTTCCTTGGCCTGCTTTGTCCACATCCCATGTGAAAacatcttctctctcctcagatTTCTCTGAGCACTTTGATCAGACCTCTCCTCCATACTTATCTCCCTTTCTCATTAATTGTGGTTATGTATAGATTTGTACTCTGtcctctacccctccccccaaattgtAAACCTCTAGAGGACAGGATCTATGTTGGGGTACCTTGGGCTGGAGTCCCTGGGGCAGAACTCTTTCTAAGGAACTTTTCCTTATGCTAAGCAAAAATCAGGATCCGGAAGCTCTCCTCTGATCCTGGTTCTGCCTTGGGGGAGCGGAGGCACCAAGTAGAACAAAGCTATTCCTTCTTCTCCAGGACAGGCCTCGGAATTCTGGAAAACAGGCTTCAGTTCCAAGCCCCTTTGGTCACACTCAGCATGGAATGCAagaggacagaagggagaggatagaaaggagagagaaggggagagacgaagagagaagagggaaagggggagagaaaggggaggaaaacgGAGAAAAGACAAAGGCACCAAAGGAAAAGAGGGCAAGAGtaaggaggagatggggagaagaagggaggggggtagagccaaggaagaggaaactgaaggggaaggggggaggtgtCCCTACCAGCTCCAGTAGCCGTGAGGGTCTGGTACAAATTGCATGGCAAGCACTTCCTGAGGAGTTCATCAAAACACAGTGGAGGACATTTCCCGCTGGCCCCTCCAAACCCTTGCCCCACCATCCTTGACTGTCAGCCTGCAGCTGCAGCTACTCAGTTGCCCAGGAGGCTTTTGAAGGCAGGCAGGCTGGGAACCCAGGAAGGAGGGGGCGGGTTTGGGGGCAGCTTTCCCCTCCCTGGCCGGCTCTTTGCTTCAGAAGTCACCATGACCCTCCCCCATCCCCGACCGAGCAAGAACGTACCTGGGGCCCAGGGACCCTGACTGGCTGTACCCACACCTTCCTCAAGTCTCTGACTGTGTGTCACACTCTGtgtcctcctcctccatccctaGGGGCCCCTCACCATGGAGCCTAGCCTGCTGAGGTCAGCACAGGAAATTAGGAGGGCCTCCAAGTGAAGAAGCTTTGATGGCAAGTGAGCTCCTCATCCCTACAGGTGTTCAAGCACATTTAGAAGTGTTCTCCACCCTCGGTGAGCGGTTGGACCTGATGATCACTAAGAGATTTTTACGGAGAGAATCTCTTCTCTGACAGTCTATGATTGTCGGACCCCAAACAAGAACAAGAGAGGCAGGGAAGATCCAGTAAGGCAGAAAGGGAAGtgcagagaaagacacagaaagaggcTAAGAAAGAAACCCATctggaaacaggaaggaaaagaggaatgaaagTTCTGTGGTCCTAGAGATAGCTTGACCAGAAACAGGAATCGTCTGGAGCAGAGATAAAGGCAAAGGCAGGGGAAAGGCAGAAAGggtcagacagagagagatagagagacacagagagagagacagaggcagaaatagagacagaagaagagaaagaaaggaacagttggagagatagagacaagaaacagagagagagagaaagagagacagagagacagacagaaggagagagaaagaaaaagagagagagagacagagagacagagagaggagggagagagagacagagagagtgagagagacagagagagtgagaaagagagacagagagagtgagaaagagagacagagagagagagaggagagagagagagacagacagacagacagacagacggagagagaaagaaaaagagagagagaaagagagagagagagagagagagagagagagagagagatgaatacagaaagaaacagacaaaggCAGTCAGAGCCCGAGATAGCATAGCTGACCTCTACTCCCTCACTCCTAGCCACACCAGGGACTCTGTttgcacccccacccccaccccctacaGACATGGTGTTACccaatctctttcctttctctctgccttctctcaACCTGGTCAGCTGATTACATCCTCCTTCCATATCAGCTCTGTCCAAGCAAAGAATCCTTTTCCGGGTCTTCACCTCCTGGACCTCTACAGCTTTCAACAGCTGATCATGTCCTAAATGGAAGGGTGTATAAGAGCCCAAGCAAGGCCCGATCTCTGGAGGGAGCGATTTGGGGTCTGAGTTCTCTCCCTTTGCTTCAGAGCTGCCTCTTGCTCCTGGTTCACCTCCTACCCCCCTAACTATTTCTCCTCTGCCTTTCCCCCTGGCTCCTTGTCAAAGGATCAGAAGGGAGATCCTGGGACTGGCCCCACTCCCTAAATGCGGGTGGGTGTCCCCCCAGGTTCTGTCCCCAGCCAGAGGCACAGCCACGAGGAGGTCTCCCAAGCTTGCCTACATCTCTACCTCTGACCTTGTAGTGAGCTCTCCGGGGACTCTGATCCTGAATGGTAAGAGGAGTGAGCATTTCTATgggctttcaagtttgcaaagtgatttacaagaATTATGTCTTTGGAGTTTGACAACCACCCTGAGAGGGAGgagctgctattatccccatttggggATGTGGGTATGCTGTTCAACAAAGTAGACTGCAGCCCAGCCCTGACTGTCCATTCTGTTCTCCCATGGAGTCAGTGCAAGGGACCTTCCATTGTGCTGGGGCCCTCCCCAGGTTACATGAACCAGACTGTTGTCACCTCCTGCCCCCCAGCCCAGCTGTAGAGTAGGCACAATGAATACGCACTGCTGCAGCTATTTTTTACTAAGCCTGGGCGCCTCTTCCAGGAGGACATGTCCGTcacactgccccctcccccttccttctctgactcCCGTGGGAGCCTCTATCTTGCCTCCCCACCCAGGCCAGGCCATGGCCCATTGACTTGACACAGGAAGGTGCGTAGGCGTCCTGTCGCTGAGTGGGTAGGCTGGTAATCCAGAAGTGGGTTTGAGTTGGTGGGGGTGGGCGTAGCTGGGAGGGTGTGGGGGCTGGCAATGACTGAGGAGGTGATTTAGGAGGGAGGATGTGATGGAAGCTGGGCATGGACTGCTCATACCCTACTCCTCTCTGGCAGCCCCCGTAAGGAGGGTGAGAGAATCCTTCTCATTTGacagggggaaactgaggctctgggagGTCAGTAACTGCTACAAGATCATCTatagagctagcatttatagaaaaCTTTATGGTTTTCAGAGCACtttaatacattatctcatttggttttcaccACAGCCCTGCAAAGTAGAAAAGTTCTtctgttgtccccattttacagatgaggaaaccaaggcaggcagcagttaCATGAGttggccagagtcacatagccagtgagtGTCTGAAACAGAGTTCtaaatcaggtctttctggctccgaATTCAGCTGCCTAAACACCAACCCACCCAGCCGGAAGTTCAAGCTTAGAGAAAAGCACAAAGTCCAGTCTTCATCTTCTAAGGGAGTGGCTGTCAACACAATAGGATCCTTGATGGAGCCTTGATGGTGAGCAGGGAGGGATCTCAggagtcatctggtccaacccccttgtttacagatgaggaaactgagcccatggaggggaagggatttgcccaaagtcagaagtggcagagccagggttTGAACCAGCTTCTTGTCCACTGTGCCAGATGTCCACTTCCTTCACCATGCAGGTGAAGCCCatggggcccagagaggttagggaATTTGGCCAACATCACGCAGCAAGGTGAGCAGAGCTAGAACCAGCTCCCAGGCCTCCTGAGCTCCCTTCAGTCCAGGGTTCATGCCTAGACATCATATTGACTTTTGGAGAATCTCAGTGGCCCAGGACAGAAGAGACCTTGCTACTGAAATGGGCGCCATTTCCAAAGAGAACTAGTGAGAAACAATGTGAGTGATATGGTCCaagagagaaactgagaattAAACATGGGGCCAGGAAGAGGCACTGAGACACAGGAGAGTGGCCAGGCGGGCAGGGGGCAGAGCTGTAGAGACATAGAGACAGTCACAGAGGAGAGTAAGATGAACATCTACAGCTCTCAttcatctacctatccatctaagCCATCTATCTAGcagtctacctatctatccatccatccttctgttttctatctatccatctctctctagctatctattcatctatctatccattcatccatccatttctCTGTCCATCCGTCTGGCCAGCCAGTTAGTGAGACCTATTGAGACAAGAGCCTGGCAGAGACAGCAAACAGCACAATCATACacagcccccccacccccactgcccaCCACCTACCACCCCCAATCgctacacacacaccacacattccacacacacacaacatgctacaccacacacacaccacaccacaatacatacaccacacacacaacacaacacacaacacaacacacacaacacatacaccacaacacatacaacacacaacactacacacaccacacaacataccacacacaccccaccccacacatacaccacacacaccacaccacatgtgcaacacaccacacacatacacacaccccacacacacatataccacacacaacacaacacacacaccacAACACACACTACACCacaacacacacaccacatatcaCACACCACACACAATCTCACACACACCACAACACAACACACAACAGAACACACCACACACATCACACcacaacacaacacacacatacaccacaacacacacacacaccataccatacacacatacaacacaaCACAGACAACACAACACActatatcatacacacacacaccacacacaccaccacacatacatataccacacACACCGCAACACACACAACataccacacatacatacacacaccacacaccacatcacacacacacataccacacacaacacacgcacaacacacacatacactgcaacacacaccacacatacaccacaacacacacaacataccacacatacacaccacacatcacacacacacactcttataCACACACCATACCAAACCAcaacacaccacaccacacacacacacacacacacacacacagagtgggGTAGAGACTTGGTTCTGAGGTCAGGACCATCTCtgattccctcctccccttccggAGCCAAGTCCCCTATCCCTGGGGGATCAAGTGAGGTtggcagaggggaaggagaagcgATGTATTCAGCTTTCAAGCAAGGTGCCCATTTCCAAAGTTGTCCCCAGACCCTGCTGGCCTCCTGCAGGAAGTCCTGGCCCCCTTACCAGCTGTGCCTGCCATCCTACAATAAGGAGGGGAGGACATGAGGTTGAGGAGACAGAGACTCAGAAACTCAGCACTGACTGAGGTCATGAGATCCTAAATCCAGAACTGTAAGGAAGATTGGAGGTCATAgattccaactctttcattttactctGAGGgtactgaagcccagagagctgCCCAAGGTCATGGGTGGTGAGTGTCAGAGAACCCAAGTCTACTAATTCCTTTGAGAGCATCTAGGCGACCTCTTCATTTagtaggtggggaaactgaggacctgtTCAAGGTCACTTAATAAGTCATTGTGAGAGCTGGGTCGAGTTAGATTCCTGGTCTCCTCCTTCCCATTCCAGGCAGAAAGCCTCTACCTGGGACCACGAAGGCTCTGGACAGAGAAAGGAGTGAGGACAAGGCTGGGCTAGGGCCCAGTGAGGCAGATCATGCCATTATCAGCCGAGCCTAGAAGAATCTGAAGTGGAACCAGGACGTCCCAGGCTAACTCCTGGTTCTGGCCATGGGGGGTAGGGTgagagaggaaactgagccccaagcCTGGAGGCTTGTCCTCACTCAGGTGGGACTGGGATAGAATCCATTTTAGCTTCTACAGTGGGGGAATGAGGAGCCAGCCCTgcaagctgggggtggggagggggtctGGGGCCAGAGATCCTGAGGTCAGACACCTCCTGAGGAGCTGAGCTAGGGGACGGCCACCAGCTCTGCACCACACACTGGTACCTCCTTTCTTTGGTATTCACAAAAAAATACATGTGGCcatgtatctgtatgtgtatgtgtgtgtgcgtgtgtgtaatgtgtatatatgtgtgtgtatgtgtgtgtgtgtgtttgcacacACAGACTAGTCATGCTCATCTGACATCAGTGTGTTGTATAACCTGAGTCCCAGGACCTTTCAAAAATATGAGGGTTTTCTAAGCCCCTGCtccatcccctgttctaagctccTGCCCAGCTGTGCTGTTCCCCATTCTAAAGTCCTTCatagctctgaaattctaagGGCTCTCCCAGCCTTCGCATTCTAGGACACTGTTTCTTTAGGAAATAATGAGATGTGTAACCTCATGTGGGATGGGGAGGGGCATGTAGGTGGACAACCAAGGACATGTGCACAGACCAAGGAAGTGGGCCCCTCTTCCACCTTTCGTTCACCTTCCCCCCCTTCCAAGGCCAGCCCCTAGGGAGGCCAGAGGCCTCAGGGGAATTTGGGCTCAGCCTACGAGCCTGCAAACAGAGCTGTTTTCTTTCAGGAAACACAGGCCCCTGAGAGCTCAGCCTTTCTTGGCAGGGTCTTGGGGAGTGGTACTGGGGAGGGAATTCTTGGTTCTCAGCAGCCCCAGCATCCATGTGCTTTCCCTCCAGGACCTTCTTGATGTGGCCAGGCCTCTCTTGGGGCCGAGGGTCCTGAGAGTGACGAGGTTTAGACCATGGCTCCTAAAAGTGGTAGAAAGCagcctttttccttcttttggttgcAGCTTTATTACacttcatgttatttttttttccaattacatgtaattttcaatattcacttttaaaaaccatttttattaaaagttctgagttccaaattctatcccttccttcctctcccctctctgagaCAGGAAGCAATCacatataggttacacatgtacaacGATGTCAAACGTTTCCATATTCGTcactttgtacaagaagactgataaaagaaaagaaatgaaggaaaatgaaaagagccTCAGTCTGCTTTCAGTCAATATCAGCTCTTTCTTTGGAGACTGTCCGTATGCTCAAgtctgagtcctttggaattgtcttgtatcattgtatcaAAGAGTTGTCTCAAAGTTGATCATGGTATCATGTGGCTCTCATTGTGTCcaatgttttggttctgtatcccttactcagcatcagttcgtgtaagtctttccaggtttttctgaaatccacagGGCAACTTCTTGACTCCTTGAGCGATCTGCCcccagaccaatatgagctcagaatgctctactacagattgggcacagatagtccctgcGAATATTTgaagtggatatcccaaatttgtgcattctgggttaactttgtgctgtctcaattctgctttgctcaaagaaacc is part of the Notamacropus eugenii isolate mMacEug1 chromosome 3, mMacEug1.pri_v2, whole genome shotgun sequence genome and harbors:
- the TNFRSF13C gene encoding tumor necrosis factor receptor superfamily member 13C — translated: MVGQGFGGASGKCPPLCFDELLRKCLPCNLYQTLTATGADNISSSSETVTLMTQVSNTSTTSLLRMFPGPYLLLGIPIGLAIVLAMLYGLLVCLLQRRLERAPADEEAGSSRELVQGVDLPLYQEPKALQTQNSNLGEDQDQHPFQECDGAPELPSAPSHSFPVPATELGAMELVTTKTITTEL